The Leifsonia poae region TTCGCCGTGATCAGCGTCGTGCTGTTCGTCTTCCTCAAGCGCGAGGGGACATCGACGTTCTCCTTCGCAACCCCGGGCGACGTCGTGAAGCTCCCGTCGTGGTCGGTCTCGGCCGGCCCGGCCGGAATCGTCGTCGCGATCATCGCCGTGCTCGCCACGATCGCGAGCTTCGTGCTGGTGTCGCAGGGCCGCACGGTTCCGCGCTGGCTCGGCGCGGTGTTCGCGCTTGTGCTGCTGTTCGGGTTCATCTCCTGGTCGGTCGTGGGCGGCACGATCCCGATCGCCGGCCTCCTCGCGGCGGCCTTGGCGCTGAGCGTCCCGCTGATCTTCGGCGCGATGGGCGGCGTGCTCTCCGAGCGTGTCGGCGTCGTGAACGTGGCGATCGAGGGCCAGCTGCTCGGCGGTGCGTTCTCCTCCGCGTTGATCGCCACCATCACGCACTCGGTGGTCGCGGGGCTCGTGGCCGCCGCCGTCGCCGGCATGGTGGTGTCGCTCATCCTCGCCGCGTTCTCGATCAAGTACCTCGTCGACCAGGTGATCGTCGGAATTGTACTGAACGTGCTGGTCTCCGGCGTCACGGGCTTCTTCTACACCTCGCTCATGGCGAACAACACGGCGGCGTTCAACCTGCCGCCGACGCTTCCGACGCTTCCCATCCCCGGCCTCAGCGCCATCCCGGTCATCGGCCCGGTGCTGTTCAAGCAGACGCTGATCGTGTACCTGATGTACATCGCGGTCGCAGCCGTCTACTACACCCTGTTCCACACGCGGTGGGGTCTGCGCGTGCGGTCGGTCGGCGAGCACCCGAAGGCGGCCGACACGGTGGGCATCAACGTCAACCGCACGCGTCTCTGGACGGTCGTCCTCGCCGGCGCGATCGCCGGCTTCGGCGGTGCCTACTTCACCATCGGCGGCGTCGGGGGCTTCGTCAAAGACATGACGAGCGGTCTCGGGTACATCGCCCTCGCCGCCGTCATCTTCGGACGTTGGGATCCGATCCGGGCCACGCTCGCCGCGCTGCTGTTCGGCTTCGCGAACGCGCTGCAGAGCGTTCTCAGCCTGCTGAACGCCCCCATCCCGAGCGAGTTCCTGAAGATGCTGCCCTACCTGGTGACCATCTTCGCGGTGGCCGGCCTGGTCGGTCAGTCCCGTGGACCGGCCGCCTCCGGAAAGCCATACATCAAATGAGCGCCGACACCGTCGCCGATGCCGTCGACTGGCACGCGTTGCGCGACGCCGCCCGGGAGGCGATGACGCACGCCTACGTGCCATACTCGCACTTCCCGGTGGGCGTCGCAGCGCTCGTCGACGACGGTCGTATCGTCAGCGGCTGCAACGTGGAGAACGCCAGCTACGGCGTCACCCTCTGCGCCGAGTGCGGCCTCGTCTCGGCGCTGCACCTCTCCGGCGGCGGACGTCTCGTCGCCTTCACCTGCGTCGACGGCAACGGCGGCATCCTCATGCCGTGCGGACGCTGCCGCCAGCTGCTCTACGAGCACTCCGCCGAGGGGATGCTGCTCGAAACCGTCTCGGGCATTCGCACCATCGACGAGGTCCTGCCGGATGCGTTCGGCCCGCGCCAGCTCGTCGACTATGCCGACACCACACAGAACACCCCCTAAGGACACACCGTGACCAGCACCACCGGCGCGGTCGAGGCGTTCGACGCCGTCGACCTCATCCACTCCAAGCGCGACCGCGGCGAGCTCTCGACCGCGGAGATCGACTGGCTCATCGACGCGTACACCCGCGGCTACGTCGGCGACGAGCAGATGGCCGCCATGACCATGGCGATCTTCCTCAACGGCATGTCCCGGCGCGAGATCAAAGATCTCACGATGGCCATGATCGCCTCCGGAGAGCGGATGAGCTTCGAGGGCCTCGGTAAACCGACCACCGACAAGCACTCGACCGGTGGTGTCGGCGACAAGATCACCCTGCCGCTGATGCCGCTCGTCGCGACGTTCGGCGTCGCCGTTCCGCAGCTCTCGGGCCGGGGGCTCGGACACACCGGTGGCACCCTCGACAAGCTGGAGAGCATCCCGGGCTGGCGCGCCAACCTCACCAACCAGGAGATGTTCGACCAGCTGCGCGACCACGGCGGGGTCATCTGCGCCGCCGGCTCCGGGCTCGCCCCGGCCGACGGCAAGCTGTACGCCCTGCGCGACATCACCGGAACGGTCGAGGCGATCCCGCTCATCGCCTCGTCGATCATGAGCAAGAAGATCGCCGAAGGCACCGGTGCGCTGGTGCTCGATGTGAAGTTCGGCTCCGGAGCGTTCCTGAAAGACATCGAGAAGTCGCGCGAGCTCGCTCGCACCATGGTCGACCTCGGCAAGGACGCTGGGGTCGCCACCTCCGCCCTCCTCACCAATATGAACGTGCCGCTCGGCTTCGCCATCGGCAATGCCAACGAGGTGCGCGAATCGGTCGAGGTGCTCGCCGGCGGCGGCCCGGCCGATGTGGTGGAACTCACCGTCGCGCTCGCGCGCGAAATGCTGGCCCTCGCCGGCAAGACAGACGTCGACGTCGAGGCCGCGCTGAAGGACGGCCGTGCCATGGACAAATGGCGCGACGTCATCCGCGCCCAGGGAGGCGACCCTGAGGCGCGGCTTCCCGTCGCCAAGGAGACGCACACGGTCGCCGCCGAGCGCGACGGCATCCTGGTGGAACAGCAGGCCCTGCCCTTCGGCATCGGCGCCTGGCGGCTGGGTGCCGGCCGCGCCCGCAAGCAGGACCCGGTGCAGCATGCGGCCGGTATCGATCTGCACGCCAAACCGGGCGACGCCGTTCGCGCCGGCCAGCCTCTGTTCACCCTCTCCGCCGACGAGCCTGCCCGGTTCGAGCGCGCCCTGGAGGCCGTCGCCGGCGCCTACCGCATCGGCGACCCGGGCGACGAAGTACTCACCGGCGGCCCCCTCATCGCCGACCGCCTCTCCTGAGGTCCCGGCTGAGCGATATCTGCCGAGAACACGAGCCGATAGATTGAAGATATGAGCGAACAGAACGAGAACCCCACACTGAGCGACGGCACCGACATCGCGGCGCTGCCCAAGGTTTCGCTGCACGACCACCTGGACGGCGGCCTGCGGCCCGCCACCGTGGTCGAGCTCGGCGCCGAGATCGGTCTCGAGCTTCCGGCGACAGAATCGGACGAGCTCGGCGACTGGTTCGCCGCCAAGTCCAACTCGGGTTCGCTCGTCGAATACCTCAAGACCTTCGACCTGACCACGGCTGTGATGCAGACCCGTGAGGGCTTGACCCGCGTGGCCCGCGAGTTCGTGCAAGACCTGGGCGCCGACGGCGTCGTCTACGGCGAGATCCGATGGGCGCCCGAACAGCACCTCTCCCGCGGTCTCAGCCTCGACGAGACCGTCGAAGCCGTTCAGGCGGGCATCGAGCAGGGCCTCGACGATGTCACGGCCACCGGTCACCCGCTGCGGGTCGGCCAGCTCGTCACCGCCATGCGGCATAACGACCGCGGTCTGGAGATCGCCGAGCTCGCCGTGCGCCACCGTGACCGCGGCGTCGTCGGCTTCGACATCGCCGGCCCCGAGGCCGGGTTCCTGCCCTCGAAGCATCGGGCGGCGTTCGACTACCTCGCTGCGCAGTTCTTCCCGGCCACCGTGCACGCCGGCGAGGCCGACGGGCTGGAGAGCATCCGCAGTGCGCTGCTCGACGGCCGGGCGCTGCGCCTCGGCCACGGTGTGCGCATCGCCGAAGACATCGTGATCGAGCGCCAGGACGACGAGAACACCTATGTGACCCTCGGCACCGTTGCACAGTGGGTCAAAGATCGCGAGATCGCGTTGGAGACCAGCCCGACCTCCAATCTGCAGACCGGTGCGATCGCCGCCTGGGGCGACGACATCCTCGACCACCCCTTCGACCTGCTCTACCAGCTGGGATTCCGGGTGACGGTCAACACCGACAACCGTCTGATGAGCGGCACCACGCTCACGCGTGAGCTCTCCATCCTCGCCGAGGCGTTCCAGTACGACCGAACCGACCTCGAAGTCTTCCAGCTGAACGCGGCCGCCGCCTCCTTCCTCCCGCTGGAGGAACGCGAAGAGTTGGCCGACATCATCACAGCGGGTTTCGAGGGTTCCTAGGACAGCGACCGATACGCTTAGGGGTATGCCACTTCCTCCCCTCCCCGATTCCGCTGTGAACGTCGGCGCGCACGCCGCCGACTGGCGGGAAGCGGTGGAACTGGCGGGAGCGGCCCTCGCACGTTCGGGGGCGACCGAGCCGGGATACGCGGCCCGCATGATCCAGGTGATCGACGAGTACGGCGCCTACATCGTGATCGCACCCGGCCTGGCTCTCGCGCACGCACGCCCGGGGCCGGATGTGCTCACCGCAGGCCTCTCGGTGGTCACCCTGGCCGAACCCGTCGTCTTCGGGCACCCGCACAACGACCCCGTGAACGTGGTCATCGGCCTCGCCGTCGCCACGCCGGACGCCCATGTGACCTCGGTGGCCGAGCTCGCCAACATCTTCAACGACCCCGGTGCCATCCCGGCGCTGGCGGCCGCTGAGGATGTGGCCGAGGTGCAGCGCATCATGGCCGCCAGCGAAGAAGGGGCCGGGCGATGAAGATCGTCGCCATCTGCGGTGCCGGCGTCGGCACCTCCGGCATCCTCAAAGTCAACGCCGAGCGCGTGCTCGAGCGGCTCGACATCGAGGCCGAGGTCACCGCATCCGATGTCGCCCACGTCGCGGCGGCGGCGGCCGACGCCCAGGTCATTCTGACGTCTCCCGAGCTGGTCGAGGCGATCGGCGCGACGAATGCCGACATCGTCGTGGTCGAGAACTACTTCGACCTCGACGAACTCGAACGCAAGCTCGATATCGCGCTGGGCTGACGCGCCGGCGTTCTGCGCCTACTGCGTCGACCGCCTGCCGCGTCGACCGCCTGCTGCGTCGGCCGCCTGCCGCGTCGACCGCCTGCTGCGTCGACCGCCTGCTGCGTCGACCGCCTGCCGCGTCGAAGAGGGCCCCACAGCGCCGTCCGCCTTCCCGGCGAGGTGGGACCCCTCGACGGCTCGCTACCGGGTGAGTTCCCGCATCGCGATGGCGAGCGCCGCCACCCGGGCCTCGGCTGTCGCCGTGCGCTGTGCCACGGTGCCCTGATCGCTCGACGCGTCGATGTAGATCTTCAGTTTGGGCTCGGTTCCGCTCGGCCGCACCATCACGCGTGAACCGTCGTCGAGCAGGATGCGCAGCACATCGCTCGGGGGGAGCGAACCGAATCCGTCGCGCAGGTCTTCGATGCGTGAGACCGCGACCGTGCCGAGAGCCGCGGGCGGTGTCGCCCGCAACGAGGCCATGATCCGCGCGATGTCGCCGAGGTCGGTGACACGGATCGAGATCTGGTCGGAGGCGAAATACCCGAACTTCTCGGCGAACGCATCGAGGTGTTCAGCGACGGTGCGGCCATTCGCCGCGAGCTCGGCGGCCAGATCGAGGAAAGCGGTGGCGGCCGAGATGCCGTCTTTGTCGCGGATCGTCTCGGGGTTGACGAGATACCCGAGCGCCTCCTCGAACCCGAAGATCAGGCCCGGGGCGCGGGAGACCCATTTGAACCCGGTGAGCGTGTCTTCGAAGTCGAGGGCATACGCCTCCGCCACGGCCGCGAGGGCGGGCGACGAGACGACCGAGCAGGCGAGAGCACCGAAGGCGGCCTCGTCCGGCCCGGCCGACGCTTCGGCGAGCCGGGCGGCCCGCCACCCGAGAAGGGCGCCCACCTCATTGCCGCTGAGGCGCCGGTAGCCGTCGGGGTTCGACGGATCGGGGATGGCGACGGCGAGACGATCGGCGTCGGGGTCGTTGGCGATCACCAGGTCGGCCCCGGCGGCGCGGGCGGTGGCGAAGGAGAGGTCCATCGCGCCCG contains the following coding sequences:
- a CDS encoding ABC transporter permease, yielding MTAVTPPQGSPISVAGLKALNAATRSWRLPIIFAIFAVISVVLFVFLKREGTSTFSFATPGDVVKLPSWSVSAGPAGIVVAIIAVLATIASFVLVSQGRTVPRWLGAVFALVLLFGFISWSVVGGTIPIAGLLAAALALSVPLIFGAMGGVLSERVGVVNVAIEGQLLGGAFSSALIATITHSVVAGLVAAAVAGMVVSLILAAFSIKYLVDQVIVGIVLNVLVSGVTGFFYTSLMANNTAAFNLPPTLPTLPIPGLSAIPVIGPVLFKQTLIVYLMYIAVAAVYYTLFHTRWGLRVRSVGEHPKAADTVGINVNRTRLWTVVLAGAIAGFGGAYFTIGGVGGFVKDMTSGLGYIALAAVIFGRWDPIRATLAALLFGFANALQSVLSLLNAPIPSEFLKMLPYLVTIFAVAGLVGQSRGPAASGKPYIK
- a CDS encoding cytidine deaminase, yielding MSADTVADAVDWHALRDAAREAMTHAYVPYSHFPVGVAALVDDGRIVSGCNVENASYGVTLCAECGLVSALHLSGGGRLVAFTCVDGNGGILMPCGRCRQLLYEHSAEGMLLETVSGIRTIDEVLPDAFGPRQLVDYADTTQNTP
- a CDS encoding thymidine phosphorylase; its protein translation is MTSTTGAVEAFDAVDLIHSKRDRGELSTAEIDWLIDAYTRGYVGDEQMAAMTMAIFLNGMSRREIKDLTMAMIASGERMSFEGLGKPTTDKHSTGGVGDKITLPLMPLVATFGVAVPQLSGRGLGHTGGTLDKLESIPGWRANLTNQEMFDQLRDHGGVICAAGSGLAPADGKLYALRDITGTVEAIPLIASSIMSKKIAEGTGALVLDVKFGSGAFLKDIEKSRELARTMVDLGKDAGVATSALLTNMNVPLGFAIGNANEVRESVEVLAGGGPADVVELTVALAREMLALAGKTDVDVEAALKDGRAMDKWRDVIRAQGGDPEARLPVAKETHTVAAERDGILVEQQALPFGIGAWRLGAGRARKQDPVQHAAGIDLHAKPGDAVRAGQPLFTLSADEPARFERALEAVAGAYRIGDPGDEVLTGGPLIADRLS
- a CDS encoding adenosine deaminase gives rise to the protein MSEQNENPTLSDGTDIAALPKVSLHDHLDGGLRPATVVELGAEIGLELPATESDELGDWFAAKSNSGSLVEYLKTFDLTTAVMQTREGLTRVAREFVQDLGADGVVYGEIRWAPEQHLSRGLSLDETVEAVQAGIEQGLDDVTATGHPLRVGQLVTAMRHNDRGLEIAELAVRHRDRGVVGFDIAGPEAGFLPSKHRAAFDYLAAQFFPATVHAGEADGLESIRSALLDGRALRLGHGVRIAEDIVIERQDDENTYVTLGTVAQWVKDREIALETSPTSNLQTGAIAAWGDDILDHPFDLLYQLGFRVTVNTDNRLMSGTTLTRELSILAEAFQYDRTDLEVFQLNAAAASFLPLEEREELADIITAGFEGS
- a CDS encoding PTS sugar transporter subunit IIA; its protein translation is MPLPPLPDSAVNVGAHAADWREAVELAGAALARSGATEPGYAARMIQVIDEYGAYIVIAPGLALAHARPGPDVLTAGLSVVTLAEPVVFGHPHNDPVNVVIGLAVATPDAHVTSVAELANIFNDPGAIPALAAAEDVAEVQRIMAASEEGAGR
- a CDS encoding PTS sugar transporter subunit IIB is translated as MKIVAICGAGVGTSGILKVNAERVLERLDIEAEVTASDVAHVAAAAADAQVILTSPELVEAIGATNADIVVVENYFDLDELERKLDIALG